In Lysinibacillus sp. 2017, the DNA window TGGCTCTGGGCAACATACAAAAATGTGTAATCAAATTGCCATTGCATCAGGAATGATTGGCGTTTGTGAATCGATTGCATACGGTTTAAATGCGGGCTTAAATTTAGAGGACGTTTTAAAATCGATTACGGCAGGTGCTGCGGGTTCTTGGTCATTGTCAAACTTAGCGCCACGTATGCTTAAAGACGATTTAGACCCAGGCTTTTACATTAAGCACATCATTAAAGACATGAAAATTGCGCTTGATGAGGCGGACCGTATGAATTTACAATTACCAGGCTTAAGCTTAGCAAAATCAATGTATGATAAGTTGCAAGAAGAAGGTTATGGGGATAATGGGACGCAAGCACTCATTAAATTCTATCAAAAGTAGTATTCCACATTTAGTTTTCACAATCGTTTATAGGAGAATTGAACACCCTATGATACAATATATGTATAGAAAACTTGGGAATTTGGAAGGAGAGGTACACTTTGGAAAATCAAAAAGGGATTTTACTAGAAAGTGGTACAAACGAACTTGAAATCGTTGAATTTGAAGTTGCAAACAATAAATTTGGTATTAATGTAATTAAGGTGAAAGAAATCATTCAACCGATTCCAGTAACATTTATTCCACATGTTCATCCTCATGTTGAAGGTATTATTCAATTACGTGGAGAGGTATTGCCAGTGGTTGATATGCTAAAAGTTTTAGGTATTTCAACAGAAAATCGCAATCCACAGCAAAAGTATATCGTCGCAGAGTTTAACAAACAGCGTGTTGTATTCCACGTAGATAATGTAACACAAATACACCGTATCTCATGGGATCAAATAGAAAAACCTTCTGATATGTATCAAGGTGGAACTTCTCAGGTAATCGGTGTCATTAAGCGTAACGAAGAGATGATTTTATTATTAGATTTCGAAAAAATTATGGTTGATATTAACCCAGAATCTAGTATTAGCGTAGAATCTGTGAAAAAGCTTGGTAAACGTGATCGTTCAGAGAAACGCGTTGTTATCGCAGAAGATTCACCATTATTACGTAAATTGTTATTCGACACAATGAATGAAGCTGGCTATGTCAATACGGAGTTCTTTGAAAACGGTCGTGATGCATATGAATATTTAGAAGCATTAGCGAAGGCAGATAAAGACATTGAAAAGCATGTTCAAATTGTGATTACTGATATTGAAATGCCACAGATGGACGGTCACCATCTAACGAAGAAAATTAAAACACATCCTGAACTTCAGAAGCTCCCTGTAATTATTTTCTCAAGCTTAATTACGGACGACTTACGTCATAAAGGCGATCAAGTTGGTGCTGAAGATCAAATTTCAAAACCAGAAATTGCAGAATTAATTTTACGTATTGATAAATTAATTTTATAAAGAATCAATTACAGAAATTGAACTTACAATTAAATTAAATAAAAAATGGAAAGCCGGGTACTTGAAAAAGTAATTCCGGCTTTTTTTACAAACTATCTTTAAATGCGGCGATAATCGAGTGAAAAGAAAGAAGTGACAAATGCTTATGAAAAACTGGAAGACAGCGATTATTGACATCGGTTCCAATACAATTCGACTTGTGCTCTATGCCTATAATGAAAATGATGGGCTCCATGAATTTGGGAATATTAAAACAGTAGCTCGTTTACGGACGTATCTTTTGCCGAATGGTGAAATGTCTGAAGAAGGTATTCAATTATTAGCAGATACATTAAATTCATT includes these proteins:
- a CDS encoding chemotaxis protein; amino-acid sequence: MENQKGILLESGTNELEIVEFEVANNKFGINVIKVKEIIQPIPVTFIPHVHPHVEGIIQLRGEVLPVVDMLKVLGISTENRNPQQKYIVAEFNKQRVVFHVDNVTQIHRISWDQIEKPSDMYQGGTSQVIGVIKRNEEMILLLDFEKIMVDINPESSISVESVKKLGKRDRSEKRVVIAEDSPLLRKLLFDTMNEAGYVNTEFFENGRDAYEYLEALAKADKDIEKHVQIVITDIEMPQMDGHHLTKKIKTHPELQKLPVIIFSSLITDDLRHKGDQVGAEDQISKPEIAELILRIDKLIL